The Chlorocebus sabaeus isolate Y175 chromosome 16, mChlSab1.0.hap1, whole genome shotgun sequence genome window below encodes:
- the MAP2K6 gene encoding dual specificity mitogen-activated protein kinase kinase 6 isoform X2 translates to MELGRGAYGVVEKMRHVPSGQIMAVKRIRATVNSQEQKRLLMDLDISMRTVDCPFTVTFYGALFREGDVWICMELMDTSLDKFYKQVIDKGQTIPEDILGKIAVSIVKALEHLHSKLSVIHRDVKPSNVLINALGQVKMCDFGISGYLVDSVAKTIDAGCKPYMAPERINPELNQKGYSVKSDIWSLGITMIELAILRFPYDSWGTPFQQLKQVVEEPSPQLPADKFSAEFVDFTSQCLKKNSKERPTYPELMQHPFFTLHESKGTDVASFVKLILGD, encoded by the exons ATGGAACTGGGACGAGGTGCGTACGGGGTGGTGGAGAAGATGCGGCACGTGCCCAGCGGGCAGATCATGGCAGTGAAG CGGATTCGAGCCACAGTAAATAGCCAGGAACAGAAAAGGCTACTGATGGATTTGGATATTTCCATGAGGACGGTGGACTGTCCATTCACCGTCACCTTTTATGGCGCACTGTTTCGGGAG GGTGATGTGTGGATCTGCATGGAGCTCATGGACACATCACTAGATAAATTCTACAAACAAGTTATTGATAAAGGCCAGACAATTCCAGAGGACATCTTAGGGAAAATAGCAGTTTCT ATTGTAAAAGCATTAGAACATTTACACAGTAAGCTGTCTGTCATTCACAGAG ACGTCAAGCCTTCTAATGTACTCATTAATGCTCTCGGTCAAGTGAAGATGTGCGATTTTGGAATCAGTGGCTACTTGGTGGACTCTGTTGCTAAAACAATTGATGCGGGTTGCAAACCATACATGGCC CCTGAAAGAATAAACCCAGAGCTCAACCAGAAGGGATACAGTGTGAAGTCTGACATTTGGAGTCTGGGCATCACGATG ATTGAGTTGGCCATCCTTCGATTTCCCTATGATTCATGGGGAACTCCATTTCAGCAGCTCAAACAGGTGGTAGAGGAGCCATCGCCACAACTCCCAGCAGACAAGTTCTCTGCAGAGTTCGTTGACTTTACCTCACAGTG cttaAAGAAGAATTCCAAAGAACGGCCTACATACCCAGAGCTAATG